ATCACGGATTTTACACTATAATATAATGTTTTCATTTATGGACGTAAATACCACGTTGTTATTTAACCTAATCATTATGGAATAGGCAGTAGGAAAGAGTCAATGatagttttgtttttgtttttgttttgttttggtaATTTCCTAAATTTTCATGCATATGATATTGGTAGTTAATCATAAGTAATTAATACCTCAATTAGGGAATATTAATTTAATGCTTGATGATATGGGCTCCACTCTCCAGGGTTTAGCCAATGTAGTTAAATGGGTGAAGGAAATGAAGGACATCGAAGAGGAAGTAAGTGATAAAATGAGCTTTCTAGCTGAGTTTGAAGTTGCTTTCAAAGATGAAATTCATACTGATATCCTTGTAAAGCCTGGCAATAATGGACCTCCTATTCCTGCTCACAGAGCATTATTGGTACGTTTGTCATCATTTAAACTTCATCCACTTCTTCATAACTTGCACCCCTTAAACTTTTAATTATGAAACAACGTAAGTTGGTAGGAAGCTCACCTCGTGCATGGTTTAAGCCCATCGATCAACTGCATTATGCTTGAGAGCGGTTCGATCAAGCTTTGACCTGCGTAATTGAACTGAAACCTGAGATAGGTGTTGGTTCAGTAGGGCCATATTTCTACTTAAAAAACCAAATTTGGACTAACTTTTAGTTATGTATACACTTCTTTCTAGTTTCACCATTATGATCAAATTAAAAGTAATTAACGTACATTTGTTGGTGAATTTCAGGCAGCAAAGTCAGAAATATTCAAAAACATGTTAGACTCAGATGATTGCAAAGAAGCACCAAAGGAAGCCATAACTCTACATGAACTCAACCATGATGAACTAGAATCCCTCCTTAAGTTCCTCTATTGTGGGAACTTGCCTATCGAAAACGTCGAAAAACACTTGTATTCACTATCATTAGCAGCTGATAAATATGAGATACACTTCCTACAGAAATTCTGCGACCGACAAATGCTGACTTCTCTTAGTTCATCCAATGCCTTAGACATCCTAGAGATTTCGGATGTTTGCTCTAACATAACATTGAAAGACACTGCCTTGAATTTTATTGTAAGAAACATGGAGGATATAGTGTTTTCCTCTAAGTTTGAGGTCTTTGCTTTGAAGAATCCACATTTGAGTGTACAAATTACTAGGGCTTCCTTGTTGGATATCAAAAATAGGAGAAATGCAATGTAACTCAGAAAGAAAGAGTGTGTTCCTCGGGAATAAGGTTTACCCTCTCACATAAATAAGCTCACATGCTCATATACGTACAAAATATGTGAGTAACATGTTTATATTTCCTTCCTCAAATAATTATCATCATTATATCACCTTATCCATCTAATACGGAGTAGCAAATGGCAAATGTCACTGTCagaatgagccacaaggacaATTTCAATTACAAATGAAGAATGATGGATTCGAAAGTTGTAAGGATGATTTTGAATTTATGATATATTGTATACTTATACATGTCATAAGTTTTAATTAACCACTAGGTCAAGACATTATTGGTAATGATACAGTGGATGAAATCTCTTAAATCGTGAATTCTTGGTAATACTTCATTTATTTCGATATAATGGTTAAACTTTACATTATACTTGCCAATGTAAATTAATATTTGAACACAAATCAATATCTCTAATTTCAGTAAATAATATAacaaagttgatattctgaaagtacatattgagacgaatcaaacaagattcCACATAAATCACATATAATACTCAACTGGAATTTGTAAATAGTGTCAACAATTGAAgtataacaaatatatataTGGAAAAGCCTAgagtcactacaagaaattgtactattaacgacgggaaatcccgtcgcgaaaagccaataatcgttgattaacgacgggatttcctgtcgcgaacccgtcataaaagggggtcgtcgttaatagaaaattctgtcgtaaattcgtcgtaaacccgtcttaaaagacatttgcgacgtttattcccgtcattgtttggttgttagccccgtcgcaaaaggcttttgcgacgggatttttgacccgtcgtaattaggttgtcgttaaagatacaaattcttatagTGAGTATAGAAGTATTCCCCCCGTTCCATAATGATGCTCCGgtttcaagttttcaagtttACCAGTAAGcattttgtttcattttttatCTCTACTTATACATTagataaaattataaattttggtATTCTTAATTTACTCATTgaaacgaatcaaacaagacccaacatgaatatgttttttccttatgtattggaaagaaattagaagattcccttccattgtgaatagtgtcaaactTCTGAATTGGGACATTATTATGAAACAAAGGGAGTATATGATAcccgcaatttggattatacacccgggtgcacaatgctcattgtgcaccctgaTGAACATTTATTGAGAATATAATATATGAACATTGAGGATGATTTCAGTGTACATGTACAAGTGGAATATTTGAATTTTGTGttcgttggatttgaactatatgttcatttgctatatgttctttggataacaatatgttctttgtatttgaactatatgttcatttataaacatggtgcacagtgagcattgtgcaccagggtgcataaaccatattttgatATGATACAAATCAATTACTCGTAGGTACTCCGTAATTTGTATTACTCTTCATCGAAACACAAGGAGTTATACAAATTTGTAAGTTCAAGGCCATGACTCGTGAGGGGATTATTCTTGGTCGCTCtagtccacaataatattagtgtcGACCCAAAACCAATAATTTTCTCTAGGACTCTTTATCCATACATAGggacctttaatttttgttCATATAGTGACTATGATAAATTAATCACCAATTTTCTTAGATATAGTAACCTTTTTTTGAATCATAGTAACCAAGGTTGTCAGGATCAGGATCCTACCTTGGATCGATGAAAGGGGGGTCAGATCAgatcgtaggatcgtaagatcctactaaatagtatatataataatatttatattattaaaatgaatTGTAAAATCATGTATTTGCTAAATTATGAGGTAAATATATTTGATTGTCTCATATTATTCGTGGGTATATGCCTCTATTTATATGACGAACTAGATATCCTACACTTCGTAGGTTTCCCAAGTCCTATAGATTTCTATCTAATATCGTATAGCATAATTCTATTTCATATGACATTCTATCCTATAGGATAACTATGTTACCCTCAACACCCTCCCGGAATCGTAACGACAGTTTCACGAACGTTGCGATTGGAAACGTAAAAATATCTTCTCGGTTAGCACTAGATCAATCAGATGAACTGGAACTTCTTTGTCTTTGTTGAAATCGATACGCACAACCCAGTGATgttggttttaaaaaaaaatctcaattgAGCAGGAAGCCATTCTTTTCGAACCTGCAACTTTTTTTCTCTTGATGAGAACGTTATTCTTTTCGAACTCATCAATTGTGTCAACATAACGGGAAAGCCTTCGGCTTCTCTTGAGAAAATCATGCTCAATCCGCCATTGACTTTTCGGAGTAAAACCTAGCTCAAATTCTTTATTGGTTTATCGAAGCAAAACCAATCTCAAGTCGTCTTTGGTTTTTCGAAGCAAATTAAACCAAACTCATATCTATACTCGAATATATTGGACGTAATACCAAATACAAGGCTTTTCTCCAACACAAACTCAATGCCAAGAAGAATTTATCGTCTCTAAGCTATAAAACTGCCAAACCAATCAACCAATTTACACGAAAATTCGGCCATGTGTCAAAACATCAAAGAACAAACATTAGTGTTGATGTGACCCAATTATTCATGCACCGAACATCAATTACTCTTCTTCTACCCAAATTTCACAGCGGAAGTATTATTTAACCACCAATTTCGCCGGTGGGTTTTATTTTCTAACCTACCGGCAGGTGAAACTCTTTGTTAGATGGTCTAAGGATCTACCTAAGATCTTGATACCATGACAAATATTAATCAAATGTGTAACATAACTCTATCGCATATGATATTTTATCCTAGCAGTATTTAAGTAATCTTAT
This sequence is a window from Spinacia oleracea cultivar Varoflay chromosome 1, BTI_SOV_V1, whole genome shotgun sequence. Protein-coding genes within it:
- the LOC110795189 gene encoding BTB/POZ domain-containing protein At3g56230, which produces MDCSICTTMPFILRPPRNTICAACYEGARNLISLVNKFDGDNNNNNNTKFGDKSGGNNVISSSNSSSCKGLANVVKWVKEMKDIEEEVSDKMSFLAEFEVAFKDEIHTDILVKPGNNGPPIPAHRALLAAKSEIFKNMLDSDDCKEAPKEAITLHELNHDELESLLKFLYCGNLPIENVEKHLYSLSLAADKYEIHFLQKFCDRQMLTSLSSSNALDILEISDVCSNITLKDTALNFIVRNMEDIVFSSKFEVFALKNPHLSVQITRASLLDIKNRRNAM